The DNA window TAGATGGCACGGTACTTCCCAGCGCAAATACCAGTGTGTTCCAGAGTACTTTTCCAAAGTTCGGATCTTTTAACAAACTGGTATAATTCTTCAACCCCATAAAGTGAATATTTTCTGACATCATATCCCAGTCTGTAAAGCTAAGCCCTCCGGACCAGATGATCGGTATGATCCAGAACACCAGTAACGGTATCATTGCCGGCAGGATAAAAAGAAAACCCATCATATTTTCTTTTCGCGAATATTTTTCTTTTACAGCTCGTTTTTTTCCTTTTCCCATGAATCCCTTCACTTCCTTCCTCCATTTGTTACAGAAATTATATCATTTCCTTCCTTTCATCTACATATCCCAGTTTGCCATTCCCTATCATTTTTTGTCATTTTGCACATAGAATCGTTCTTTTCACCATTTTTATGTGTTATAATAACCATATTCTATATATCTGACTTTTTGGAGGGATTTTTATGAATATTTTCCAGAACCGGAGCATGGTGCATAAAATATGTCTGATTTCTATTTTCTGTCTTACCATACCTTCCCTGCTTTTTTCTTTTTATCTGTATAAACGGCAGTCCAATGAATTCTATCGTCAGCTGTTAAAAGAGCAGAATCTTTCTATTGAACAGACCGCTAATTCTGTCAATTCTGTTTTGTACTCTATCAATGAATTGTCACATGATCTTGCATACAGTGATCCTCTGTTTACTTTTGTCTCCAGGCAGTATCGTGTCGGTCTTGAAAAATATCCGATCTGGGCAAAAAAACAATTAAATGAAGTAATCTCTTCGATAAAATATTCTCTGAAATTCCAAAATCTCGGGATCAGTGCAGCCAATATCTTTACCACACAGACCTCCGAACAGGAGGGCGATTACTTCTGGTCCTTCCATCGTCTGGCTGATCTTCCTTTTTTTCAGGAATTTGCAGTATCCGAACAGTTTTCTGCTTTGTACTATCTGAATCCGAAAGATACCAAAGCCTTTCATGAAGTCTGTGGTTACACCTCTGCCTCTGCAGACAAAGATATTATTCTGATTATTCAGAAGATTCTTAACTCTTCCTCCGATTTCTGTATGGGGTATCTGATTTTCGAATGTTCCCCGGCGAAAATCTTTCCATCCACATTTTCTTCTCAGAACGGAAATTATTTTGCCTGGTTTGAAACTTCTCACAGAAGTTACGGAAATATAAGTATTTCTGATACAGATAAATTACCGGAACATTCCCCCGATACTTCTGCTTTTTCTATTACCGTAGATCACCAGCAATACATCGGATGCTCATTGAAAAATTTTGATATTACAGTCTTCAGTACACAGCCTTTGCTTACAGATGCCTATAAGCTTCCTGCTTTCAGTCTTTCTCTGAT is part of the Blautia faecicola genome and encodes:
- a CDS encoding sensor histidine kinase, with the protein product MNIFQNRSMVHKICLISIFCLTIPSLLFSFYLYKRQSNEFYRQLLKEQNLSIEQTANSVNSVLYSINELSHDLAYSDPLFTFVSRQYRVGLEKYPIWAKKQLNEVISSIKYSLKFQNLGISAANIFTTQTSEQEGDYFWSFHRLADLPFFQEFAVSEQFSALYYLNPKDTKAFHEVCGYTSASADKDIILIIQKILNSSSDFCMGYLIFECSPAKIFPSTFSSQNGNYFAWFETSHRSYGNISISDTDKLPEHSPDTSAFSITVDHQQYIGCSLKNFDITVFSTQPLLTDAYKLPAFSLSLILAVSALIQLTVLTIFIRKSFDQLHKDLTLMDRIIVDGFHEKIPEVRTDEIGMIAHRYNILLDKINALIQETVQKETAQSHAQLKALQYQINPHFIYNTLSVFSGYASQNGQDTLAESIASFGQILRYNIKNDSLYASIDSELHCAYSLINVYNIRYFNQIQLTVDVPPALKQFRIIKFLLQPLLENSILHGLDQPGTSLDIFLSICLTDDFLNIELSDNGKGMSPERLAEVLNYMQHPSEELPASSKGSFIGLQNIYRRLKLFYGQSAQLYIESEEQCGTMITLHFPAIFSETAGNLQS